The following proteins are co-located in the Methanobacterium aggregans genome:
- a CDS encoding carboxymuconolactone decarboxylase family protein: MSTMESKDEENLNNINVEEILAKITTYFGFVPKIFQVLSENPRALNAYFKKLECFMEDDSLPPVTKEFISIGAASALGAEHCLKTHVEVARGFGATDEQILLTIMMGAFITETKALASSLRVYDEFKGV, translated from the coding sequence ATGTCCACCATGGAAAGCAAAGACGAAGAGAATTTAAACAATATAAATGTTGAGGAGATACTTGCAAAAATAACGACGTACTTCGGTTTTGTTCCGAAGATATTTCAGGTTTTGAGTGAAAATCCACGTGCTTTAAATGCTTATTTTAAAAAATTAGAGTGTTTCATGGAGGATGATTCTCTGCCTCCAGTCACCAAGGAATTTATCTCAATAGGCGCTGCATCTGCACTTGGAGCGGAACACTGCCTTAAAACACATGTGGAGGTTGCAAGGGGATTTGGAGCGACGGATGAACAGATCCTTCTGACAATAATGATGGGTGCCTTCATAACAGAGACTAAAGCTTTAGCAAGTTCTTTAAGGGTTTATGATGAGTTTAAGGGCGTGTAA
- a CDS encoding ABC transporter permease: MRNLSTLLRITFGVLVLTLLLSSGIGLNSTVKQVENLTSDVIAPENQNQNTNTVEIILNSAKDAVNSVFGTQFTSSEFSKGVADILMNLIYFLDFLASLVFLVGLLGILNAMNLNMLERKREFGLLKVMGFTENQVILTTILEAGILGLIGAVAGIIIGFGGITLVSKVLNFNQLSILVPWYLPPGIIFITTLMSMLIAFYPAWYGCRKDISNSLRYE; encoded by the coding sequence ATGAGAAACCTTTCAACCCTTCTGAGAATAACCTTTGGAGTGCTGGTTTTAACCCTCCTTCTGAGTTCGGGAATAGGACTCAACAGCACGGTTAAACAGGTTGAAAATTTAACAAGTGATGTTATAGCTCCTGAAAATCAGAATCAAAACACCAACACAGTTGAAATCATACTGAACTCCGCAAAGGATGCTGTGAACTCTGTTTTTGGAACCCAATTCACAAGCTCTGAATTCTCAAAGGGAGTGGCAGACATTTTAATGAACCTTATCTACTTCCTGGATTTTCTTGCAAGCTTAGTGTTCCTTGTGGGATTACTGGGTATCCTGAACGCCATGAACCTGAACATGCTTGAGAGAAAACGTGAATTTGGGCTTTTAAAGGTTATGGGATTTACAGAGAATCAAGTTATCCTCACCACAATCCTGGAAGCCGGGATACTGGGCTTAATTGGAGCAGTTGCAGGAATTATTATTGGTTTTGGTGGAATAACCTTAGTCTCCAAGGTACTCAACTTCAACCAGCTCTCCATCCTGGTACCATGGTACCTTCCCCCAGGAATTATCTTTATAACAACCCTCATGAGCATGTTGATAGCGTTTTATCCTGCATGGTACGGCTGTAGAAAGGATATTTCGAATTCGCTGCGTTATGAGTAA
- the map gene encoding type II methionyl aminopeptidase, with protein MIEMYEKSGQIVSKVRKMALDYVEEDMKVLDLVEFVEGNIKELGGMLAFPCNISINEVTAHYTSPLGDETLLKRGDLVKIDLGAHVDGYIADSAASVLVGMDTDSSPENSPLSEEELELSLNLIETSQEALESAISTVRDGATLGAIGTAIEDTINARGFNSVSNLTGHSMEQWILHSGLSIPNVREKNDHVVEEGDVLAIEPFVTNGVGRVVDMKETYIFKFIRERPLRMNQARKLLNTIEENYSSLPFAERWLVNDAPNPKFKMAMRKLITSRAVYPYHVLREKSGARVAQSEHTVIVEADGCKVITE; from the coding sequence ATGATTGAAATGTACGAAAAATCAGGGCAAATTGTATCAAAAGTAAGAAAAATGGCTTTGGATTATGTTGAAGAAGATATGAAGGTTTTAGACCTTGTGGAATTTGTTGAAGGAAACATAAAGGAACTTGGAGGGATGCTTGCCTTTCCGTGCAACATCTCCATAAACGAGGTTACAGCCCATTACACATCACCTCTCGGTGATGAAACCCTTCTTAAAAGGGGAGATCTTGTCAAAATAGACCTTGGTGCCCATGTTGATGGTTACATCGCAGATTCAGCTGCGAGTGTGCTGGTTGGAATGGATACAGACAGTTCACCAGAAAACTCGCCCCTCAGTGAAGAAGAGCTTGAATTAAGCCTTAATCTCATTGAAACATCCCAGGAAGCACTTGAAAGTGCCATCAGTACAGTACGTGATGGTGCTACCCTTGGAGCCATTGGAACTGCAATTGAAGACACCATAAATGCCAGAGGATTTAACTCGGTTTCCAATTTAACAGGTCACAGCATGGAACAGTGGATACTTCACTCTGGGCTTTCAATTCCAAATGTTAGGGAAAAAAATGATCACGTAGTTGAAGAGGGAGATGTTCTTGCAATAGAACCCTTCGTAACCAATGGAGTAGGAAGGGTTGTGGATATGAAGGAAACTTACATATTCAAATTCATCCGAGAAAGACCGTTACGTATGAACCAGGCCCGAAAGCTCCTGAACACCATAGAAGAAAATTACAGCAGCCTTCCATTTGCAGAGAGATGGCTTGTGAATGACGCTCCAAATCCTAAATTCAAAATGGCCATGAGGAAACTCATAACCTCAAGGGCAGTTTATCCATACCACGTGCTCAGGGAGAAAAGTGGTGCAAGGGTTGCCCAATCTGAACACACAGTCATAGTTGAAGCTGATGGATGCAAGGTCATAACTGAGTGA
- the frhB gene encoding coenzyme F420 hydrogenase subunit beta: MVLGTYKEVVTARSTDKQIQKVSQDGGIVSALFCYALEEKLIDGAVVAGPTDEFWKPEPMVAMSADEIIAAAGTKYTFSPNVLMLKQAVRQYGLEKVGTVAIPCQTMGIRKMQSYPFGVRFLADKIALLTGIFCMENFPFVSLETFISEKMGISMELVEKMDIGKGKFIVETQDDVLTIPLKETHGYEQAGCKVCLDYVAELADVSTGSVGSPDGWSTVFTRTEGGETIFKAAVEAGVIETKPVNEGKFGLEMLTKLATQKKEKAMKEIDKRKGMGLPVPFKASSEKEDPLANV, translated from the coding sequence ATGGTATTAGGAACATACAAAGAAGTTGTCACCGCAAGGTCAACTGATAAACAGATCCAAAAAGTTTCACAAGATGGTGGAATAGTATCTGCTCTCTTCTGCTACGCCCTTGAAGAAAAACTCATCGATGGTGCAGTTGTTGCTGGACCAACCGACGAATTCTGGAAACCAGAACCAATGGTTGCAATGAGTGCAGATGAAATAATAGCTGCAGCAGGAACCAAATACACATTCTCACCAAACGTTTTAATGCTAAAACAGGCAGTAAGGCAGTACGGTCTTGAAAAAGTCGGTACCGTTGCAATTCCTTGCCAGACCATGGGTATAAGGAAAATGCAGTCTTACCCGTTCGGTGTAAGGTTCCTTGCAGATAAAATAGCACTACTTACAGGTATATTCTGTATGGAGAACTTCCCATTTGTATCTCTTGAAACCTTCATTTCAGAGAAAATGGGAATTAGCATGGAACTCGTTGAGAAAATGGACATAGGAAAGGGAAAATTCATAGTAGAAACCCAGGACGACGTCCTAACAATCCCACTCAAAGAAACCCACGGATACGAACAGGCAGGATGCAAAGTCTGTCTTGACTACGTTGCAGAACTTGCAGATGTTTCAACAGGTTCAGTTGGTTCCCCAGACGGCTGGTCCACAGTTTTCACAAGGACAGAAGGCGGAGAAACAATATTCAAAGCTGCAGTTGAAGCTGGAGTCATAGAAACCAAACCTGTAAACGAGGGTAAATTCGGTCTTGAGATGCTCACAAAACTCGCAACTCAGAAAAAAGAGAAAGCGATGAAGGAGATCGACAAAAGGAAAGGAATGGGCTTACCTGTTCCATTCAAAGCAAGCAGCGAAAAAGAAGACCCACTTGCAAACGTATAA
- the frhG gene encoding coenzyme F420 hydrogenase subunit gamma: MLARIKEFLGMETKPKEVVSKEEVEKVAEEKTKPRIGYIHLSGCTGDGMSLTENYDILAELLTEMVDIVYGQTLVDLWEMPEMDLALVEGSCCLQDEHSLHELMEVREKAGLVVAFGSCAATGCFTRYSRGGQQAQPNHESFVPIADLIKVDCAIPGCPPSPEIIAKTVVAVINGDMDYLQPMIDLAGYTEACGCDLQTKVVNQALCIGCGTCAMSCQTRAVSMTNGRPEINSARCIKCGICYVQCPRSWWPADRIKKDLGL; encoded by the coding sequence ATGTTAGCCCGGATAAAAGAATTTTTAGGAATGGAAACAAAGCCTAAGGAAGTTGTTTCAAAAGAGGAGGTTGAAAAAGTGGCTGAAGAAAAAACCAAACCAAGGATCGGATACATCCACCTCTCAGGATGTACCGGAGATGGAATGTCGTTAACTGAGAATTACGATATACTCGCAGAATTACTAACAGAAATGGTGGACATAGTCTACGGACAAACACTGGTAGACCTATGGGAAATGCCAGAAATGGACCTTGCATTAGTTGAAGGTTCATGTTGTCTGCAGGATGAACACAGTCTACATGAATTAATGGAAGTAAGAGAAAAAGCAGGATTAGTTGTTGCTTTCGGCTCATGCGCTGCAACTGGATGTTTCACAAGATACTCCAGGGGAGGCCAGCAGGCACAGCCAAACCACGAATCCTTTGTACCAATTGCTGATCTCATAAAAGTTGACTGTGCAATACCAGGATGCCCACCATCCCCAGAGATAATTGCAAAAACAGTTGTTGCCGTCATAAACGGTGACATGGACTACCTGCAGCCAATGATAGATCTTGCAGGTTACACAGAAGCATGCGGATGCGACTTACAAACAAAAGTCGTGAACCAGGCATTATGTATCGGATGTGGAACATGTGCAATGTCTTGTCAGACCAGAGCAGTCAGTATGACCAACGGAAGACCAGAGATCAACAGTGCACGTTGTATTAAATGTGGTATATGCTACGTCCAGTGCCCTAGAAGCTGGTGGCCAGCTGACAGGATTAAAAAGGATTTAGGGTTATAG
- the frhD gene encoding coenzyme F420-reducing hydrogenase, FrhD protein, which produces MPYEAEIMVVGCGNVLFKDDGFGPAVIKALEEYKEKHGLPENTMLIDAGTGGPHFIFTLPNEAWKKMIVVDIAQFGAEPGTVKKFTVDELPEGAYENAHSWPVSQPLHDLSKQCEVMVIGCQPEYVSAPDVELGLTESVENGIPKAIKMILREIGV; this is translated from the coding sequence ATGCCATACGAAGCAGAGATAATGGTTGTTGGTTGTGGAAACGTCCTTTTTAAAGATGACGGATTCGGACCGGCAGTCATAAAGGCCTTAGAAGAATACAAAGAGAAACACGGTTTACCAGAGAACACGATGCTTATAGACGCAGGGACCGGAGGTCCACATTTTATATTCACACTTCCAAACGAAGCTTGGAAAAAGATGATAGTCGTGGACATTGCACAGTTTGGAGCTGAACCAGGAACAGTAAAAAAATTCACTGTTGATGAGCTACCAGAAGGTGCCTATGAAAACGCACATTCATGGCCAGTAAGCCAGCCTTTGCATGACCTCAGCAAGCAATGTGAAGTCATGGTCATAGGTTGTCAACCAGAATATGTCTCTGCTCCTGATGTTGAACTGGGTTTAACAGAAAGTGTGGAAAATGGAATTCCTAAGGCCATAAAAATGATTTTAAGGGAAATAGGGGTTTAA
- the frhA gene encoding coenzyme F420 hydrogenase subunit alpha: MSETIVISPTSRQEGHAELRMEVDDEGIVTKGQYLSITPVRGLEKMVTGKVPETAPVMVQRICGVCPIPHTLASVEAIDDSLNIEVPKAGRQLRELTLAAHTINSHAIHHFLIAADFVPPELFATAVKSVSEIRKTVQTVVDTVAGEGIHPSDVRIGGMAQNISEVARKRLYARLKALKPKVDEHVDLIVGLVADKGLPEGLGVHNQPVFATHRTYGDRTKFDMDRFTEVMPESWYNDPEVGKKACSTIPLYDGVNIEVGPRARAAVFDGFKGQGVVAQHVARAMEMKVNLSKAIDLLAELDTSAPVMADFDVRGTNKLGIGSVEGPRGSDTHLATVNPDGKIGFYSALVPTTWNIPTMGPATEGFHHEFGPHVIRAYDPCLSCATHVIVVDDEDNSVLKNEMVRI, from the coding sequence TTGAGCGAAACTATTGTGATCTCGCCTACATCACGGCAGGAAGGACACGCAGAACTGCGTATGGAAGTCGATGATGAAGGGATTGTAACTAAAGGTCAATACCTTAGTATAACTCCAGTAAGAGGGCTAGAAAAAATGGTTACCGGTAAGGTACCAGAAACTGCACCAGTAATGGTACAGAGAATATGTGGTGTTTGTCCAATACCCCACACTTTAGCTTCAGTAGAAGCTATAGATGACTCTTTAAATATTGAAGTGCCAAAAGCAGGTAGACAATTAAGGGAGCTTACATTAGCAGCACACACCATTAATAGTCACGCTATTCACCACTTCCTCATAGCAGCCGACTTCGTACCTCCAGAACTTTTCGCAACCGCTGTAAAATCAGTTTCCGAAATAAGGAAAACAGTACAGACTGTTGTTGACACAGTTGCTGGTGAAGGTATACACCCATCCGATGTAAGGATCGGTGGAATGGCTCAGAACATAAGCGAAGTAGCCCGAAAAAGGCTCTATGCAAGGTTAAAAGCACTTAAACCAAAAGTAGATGAACACGTAGATCTCATCGTTGGTTTAGTTGCAGATAAAGGATTACCTGAAGGTTTAGGTGTCCACAACCAGCCAGTCTTTGCAACACACAGGACATACGGTGACAGGACCAAATTTGACATGGACAGGTTCACAGAAGTAATGCCTGAAAGCTGGTACAACGACCCAGAAGTCGGTAAAAAAGCATGCTCAACCATACCACTTTACGACGGTGTAAACATAGAGGTAGGTCCAAGGGCAAGAGCAGCAGTCTTTGACGGTTTCAAAGGTCAGGGAGTTGTTGCACAGCACGTAGCAAGGGCAATGGAAATGAAAGTAAACCTTTCAAAAGCAATAGACTTACTTGCAGAGTTAGACACCTCCGCACCTGTAATGGCTGACTTCGATGTTAGGGGAACAAACAAACTCGGAATTGGTTCTGTAGAAGGACCAAGGGGATCAGACACCCACCTGGCAACAGTCAATCCTGACGGTAAAATTGGATTTTACAGTGCACTCGTACCAACAACCTGGAACATCCCAACAATGGGACCAGCAACTGAAGGTTTCCATCATGAATTCGGACCACACGTAATAAGGGCATACGACCCATGTTTATCATGTGCAACCCACGTTATAGTGGTGGATGATGAGGATAATAGCGTTTTAAAGAACGAAATGGTCAGAATTTAA
- a CDS encoding PepSY domain-containing protein: protein MIDKKIILSVVIVLLIGFAAASYQITTKTPGLWQPTTSTSQSQGSTDDSSQTSAGSSSQGDVQSQSTGTSSGESQTGGSNVISSSAAKTAAQNAIDVKGAEAGTPKLSSDGTYYTVPVIDNGKVTGEIEVDAKTGVVTGGTA from the coding sequence GTGATAGATAAAAAAATCATTCTATCAGTAGTAATCGTGCTCTTAATAGGATTTGCAGCGGCCAGTTATCAGATTACCACTAAAACTCCTGGTTTATGGCAGCCCACAACTTCAACTTCACAGAGTCAAGGTTCAACAGACGATTCATCTCAGACCAGTGCTGGATCATCCAGTCAAGGAGATGTTCAATCTCAGAGTACAGGAACTTCAAGTGGAGAAAGCCAGACAGGAGGTAGTAACGTGATATCATCCAGTGCAGCTAAAACAGCGGCACAAAATGCTATAGATGTAAAAGGTGCAGAAGCAGGTACACCAAAATTATCTTCCGATGGAACCTATTACACCGTACCTGTTATAGACAATGGAAAAGTAACCGGTGAAATTGAAGTAGATGCTAAAACCGGTGTTGTCACAGGGGGTACTGCGTAA
- a CDS encoding proteasome assembly chaperone family protein produces MVKMVETEVECCKIVSEDVEDAVVLEGSPGLGLIGNIVGWLLVEELKMKQIGHITSKYFPPLAVLYKGVAIHPFRIYSSEGIVLFLSDFIVPPNVTYDMANVIVDWMNRNKSKELITFNSMVVPQKNSGVAGAANSQEALQRLADMDLPILPFGNLGGLSGTLLTKTASKNIPASCLFAEVLNQYPDPRAAAGVVNVLNTMLNIEVNADPLIKEAEEIEARLKELAKHVQGEPETPIYM; encoded by the coding sequence ATGGTAAAAATGGTTGAAACAGAAGTGGAATGCTGTAAAATAGTATCAGAAGATGTGGAAGATGCTGTGGTTCTTGAAGGATCACCAGGATTAGGTCTTATAGGTAACATCGTTGGATGGCTCCTTGTTGAAGAGCTTAAGATGAAACAGATCGGCCATATAACTTCAAAGTACTTTCCACCACTGGCAGTTCTCTACAAAGGGGTTGCAATACATCCATTCAGAATATACAGTTCAGAGGGAATAGTTTTATTCCTCTCAGATTTCATAGTTCCACCAAATGTTACCTACGACATGGCAAATGTTATAGTTGATTGGATGAATAGAAATAAAAGCAAAGAACTTATAACATTCAACAGCATGGTTGTACCCCAGAAAAATAGTGGAGTTGCAGGTGCTGCAAATTCTCAGGAAGCGCTGCAGAGATTAGCTGATATGGACTTACCAATCCTTCCATTTGGAAATCTTGGAGGTCTTTCAGGCACATTACTCACAAAAACTGCCTCAAAAAATATTCCGGCATCATGTCTCTTCGCAGAGGTCTTGAATCAGTACCCTGATCCAAGAGCTGCAGCAGGTGTAGTGAATGTTTTAAATACCATGTTGAATATAGAAGTGAATGCAGACCCACTCATAAAAGAAGCAGAGGAGATCGAAGCAAGACTCAAGGAACTTGCAAAACACGTTCAAGGAGAGCCAGAGACTCCAATATACATGTAA
- a CDS encoding TIGR00375 family protein, which produces MIVNADLHIHGRYSMATSKNMSPVTMAPQAKLKGLDIVATGDALHQKWLQIIEETTEETSDGIFSLKDGMIPEEGSDNQIKVSDDDLCKFILTTEVEDIKRVHHVIIFPSLESAYALRSKLKGNMDADGRPRVRMRGDEIMDAAHGEGCIIGPSHAFTPWTSIYKEYDSVCDCYGRRPDFLELGLSADTDMADRIEELQDIPFLTNSDAHSPWPHRLGREFNEMEIKALTFNGVKDAILNNDIHCNYGFDPRLGKYHKTACSKCYRKYEISEAIKLDWRCPCGGKIKKGVDYRIYELSKWDEPHHPLERPPYVHILPLAEIISSTYSKGVTTVFVQKIWKELVSKFGTEINVLIHTPLEEIEVVDPKLSKVINAFRTNTLHIEAGGGGKYGEIMFEQDTLDSYL; this is translated from the coding sequence ATGATAGTAAACGCTGATCTTCACATACATGGCAGGTACTCCATGGCAACATCCAAGAACATGTCGCCTGTTACCATGGCGCCCCAGGCAAAACTCAAGGGCCTGGATATTGTGGCAACTGGTGATGCACTGCACCAGAAATGGCTTCAGATCATAGAGGAAACAACAGAAGAAACGTCTGACGGAATATTCTCATTAAAAGATGGAATGATCCCTGAAGAGGGATCTGATAATCAAATTAAGGTTTCAGATGATGATTTATGTAAATTTATCTTAACAACCGAGGTTGAGGATATAAAAAGGGTTCACCACGTTATAATATTTCCCTCATTGGAATCTGCCTATGCCCTGCGCAGCAAGCTCAAGGGGAACATGGATGCAGATGGAAGGCCCAGAGTCCGAATGAGGGGTGATGAAATTATGGATGCAGCCCATGGGGAGGGATGCATAATAGGTCCATCACATGCCTTCACACCCTGGACAAGCATATACAAGGAGTATGACAGTGTCTGTGACTGCTACGGTAGGAGGCCAGATTTTCTTGAGCTGGGACTTTCAGCCGATACTGACATGGCAGACAGGATTGAAGAACTTCAGGACATACCCTTCTTAACTAACTCAGACGCTCATTCTCCGTGGCCCCACCGTTTGGGTCGTGAATTTAATGAGATGGAAATTAAAGCATTAACCTTCAATGGGGTTAAAGATGCAATTTTAAACAATGACATACACTGTAACTATGGATTTGATCCACGTTTAGGCAAGTATCATAAAACAGCATGTTCCAAGTGTTACAGAAAGTATGAAATTTCCGAGGCAATAAAACTGGACTGGCGCTGTCCATGTGGAGGTAAAATAAAGAAAGGTGTGGACTACAGGATCTACGAACTTTCCAAGTGGGATGAACCACACCATCCTCTGGAGAGACCTCCTTATGTCCATATACTGCCCCTTGCAGAGATAATAAGCTCAACCTACAGTAAGGGCGTTACAACTGTTTTCGTGCAGAAGATATGGAAAGAACTGGTTTCGAAGTTTGGAACTGAGATAAATGTCCTTATTCACACGCCACTTGAGGAAATTGAAGTTGTGGATCCAAAGCTTTCAAAGGTTATAAACGCCTTCAGAACCAACACCCTCCACATAGAAGCAGGTGGTGGTGGAAAGTACGGGGAGATAATGTTCGAGCAGGACACCCTGGACAGCTACTTATAA
- a CDS encoding proteasome assembly chaperone family protein → MDGTFIKMIKDVELNEPIFIEALPGIGHVGKLVAEHMIHELDAEKFAELYSTSFPPQVFVNENGIIEPMNNEFYFLKSQGESERDYIILVGNTQGLSPEGQYEICGTIMDFVVGYGVKEMFTLGGLGTGQPVENPKVFGAATTTELAEKLKEHEVTLRSADGGIIGASGLLLGLGMSKGIAGACLMGETPGYFIDADASKAVLTVLLDLLNMELDIAKLEERAEETRKMISKAQQMEREVSERSNIVPGEEDLRYIG, encoded by the coding sequence ATGGATGGAACTTTCATAAAAATGATCAAGGACGTTGAACTAAATGAGCCCATATTCATAGAGGCACTCCCTGGAATTGGACACGTGGGAAAACTGGTTGCAGAACACATGATTCATGAACTGGATGCAGAAAAATTCGCAGAACTTTACTCAACCTCATTTCCACCCCAGGTTTTTGTTAATGAAAATGGAATCATAGAGCCAATGAACAATGAGTTTTATTTCCTTAAATCACAGGGAGAATCAGAAAGAGATTACATAATCCTTGTTGGAAACACTCAGGGCCTCAGTCCAGAGGGTCAGTACGAGATATGTGGAACCATAATGGATTTTGTGGTAGGGTACGGTGTTAAGGAAATGTTCACCCTTGGAGGTCTTGGAACAGGACAGCCAGTTGAAAATCCCAAGGTTTTTGGGGCTGCAACCACAACGGAACTTGCAGAAAAATTAAAGGAACATGAAGTAACCCTAAGATCTGCAGATGGTGGAATAATAGGTGCATCAGGATTATTATTAGGTCTTGGAATGTCTAAAGGTATTGCTGGTGCATGTTTAATGGGTGAAACCCCTGGATACTTTATAGATGCCGATGCATCAAAGGCAGTTCTTACAGTACTTCTTGATCTGCTTAACATGGAGTTAGATATAGCCAAACTTGAAGAAAGAGCTGAAGAAACCAGAAAAATGATATCTAAAGCTCAGCAGATGGAAAGAGAAGTATCTGAAAGGAGTAACATAGTTCCAGGTGAGGAAGACCTCAGATACATAGGATAA
- a CDS encoding RNA-protein complex protein Nop10 encodes MKMRKCKSCREYTLKDVCPHCGGDVGVIYPPKYSPEDKYGKYRRILKKQLLESEGVG; translated from the coding sequence ATGAAGATGAGAAAATGCAAGTCCTGCAGGGAGTACACTCTGAAGGATGTTTGCCCACACTGTGGTGGAGATGTGGGAGTTATTTACCCTCCTAAGTATTCTCCTGAAGATAAATACGGGAAATATAGAAGAATACTCAAAAAACAGCTCTTAGAGAGCGAAGGAGTTGGTTAG
- a CDS encoding translation initiation factor IF-2 subunit alpha — protein sequence MVRMRKQWPDEGDLVVGTVHKVLNYGAFARLEEYEGKEAFIHISEVSSGWVKNIRDYVRENQKIVARVLRVNPKKGHVDVSLKRIREDQRTRKMQQWKIEQKAEKLLEFSAKRLDKDMETAYEEVGYPLMEEFGDLYGAFELAAEEGVSALDESAITDEWAEAITEVAKKNISPPEVHITGYVDLKSYAPEGVEVIKKALSVIDEEEISVQCVGAPRYRLMVKSSDYITAETILKEAADRAIALVEEEGGEGSFHRELEKQ from the coding sequence ATGGTAAGAATGAGAAAACAATGGCCAGATGAAGGAGATCTTGTGGTTGGAACTGTCCACAAGGTTTTAAACTACGGGGCCTTCGCAAGACTCGAGGAATACGAGGGAAAAGAAGCTTTTATCCATATATCCGAGGTTTCCTCTGGTTGGGTGAAGAACATAAGGGACTACGTACGTGAAAATCAGAAAATCGTTGCAAGAGTCCTGCGGGTCAACCCAAAGAAGGGACATGTAGATGTTTCCCTTAAAAGGATAAGGGAAGATCAGAGAACAAGGAAGATGCAGCAGTGGAAGATCGAACAGAAGGCAGAGAAGCTCCTGGAATTTTCTGCAAAGCGCCTGGACAAAGACATGGAAACTGCCTATGAAGAGGTTGGATATCCTCTCATGGAGGAGTTTGGAGATCTTTACGGCGCGTTTGAGCTAGCTGCAGAAGAAGGTGTAAGTGCACTTGATGAGAGCGCCATAACTGATGAATGGGCCGAAGCAATCACAGAAGTTGCCAAGAAAAATATATCCCCACCTGAAGTCCACATAACAGGGTACGTTGATCTGAAGTCCTACGCACCTGAGGGTGTTGAAGTTATAAAAAAAGCATTAAGTGTTATAGATGAAGAAGAAATTTCAGTACAATGTGTTGGAGCTCCAAGATACAGGTTAATGGTCAAATCATCGGACTACATAACAGCAGAAACCATACTCAAAGAAGCTGCAGACAGAGCAATAGCTTTAGTTGAAGAAGAAGGTGGAGAAGGTAGTTTCCACCGTGAACTGGAAAAACAATGA
- a CDS encoding 30S ribosomal protein S27e yields MAKFRTQKSNFLRVKCVDCGNQQVVFDHAASNVQCIICGKTLVKSKGGKSEIKAQITEVLD; encoded by the coding sequence ATGGCAAAGTTCAGAACTCAAAAAAGCAATTTTTTAAGGGTTAAATGTGTGGACTGTGGAAACCAGCAAGTGGTCTTTGACCATGCTGCATCCAATGTTCAGTGCATAATCTGTGGAAAAACTCTTGTAAAATCCAAGGGTGGAAAATCCGAGATAAAAGCCCAGATAACAGAAGTGCTGGATTAA
- a CDS encoding 50S ribosomal protein L44e, with the protein MKIPKERRTYCPSCKKHTIHEVFESKRRKASELKWGQRQFRRVTAGYRGYPRPLPSRNKPIKKLDLRYKCKECGKTHIKRSSFRAGKVEFKM; encoded by the coding sequence ATGAAAATTCCTAAAGAAAGGAGAACTTACTGTCCAAGTTGCAAAAAACATACAATTCACGAAGTATTCGAATCAAAAAGAAGGAAAGCAAGCGAATTAAAATGGGGTCAGCGTCAGTTCAGAAGGGTTACAGCAGGTTACAGGGGTTACCCAAGGCCGCTACCATCAAGGAACAAACCAATTAAAAAACTTGACCTCAGGTACAAATGCAAAGAATGTGGAAAGACCCATATCAAACGATCCTCATTCAGAGCTGGAAAAGTAGAATTTAAAATGTAG